Proteins co-encoded in one Chroicocephalus ridibundus chromosome 6, bChrRid1.1, whole genome shotgun sequence genomic window:
- the SNORC gene encoding protein SNORC isoform X2 has product MPYHRVLRLVLLSLCGVLVPAVLAEYPQGPLPTLWNEPPELPSGAGPFDAATTTARLSDATAFPPYTPEPDPEDTTHLHRLDAGDGSLGPGAISAIVIASLLGTSVLVALVVITLRKFSAS; this is encoded by the exons ATGCCCTACCACAGAGTCCTTCGCCTGGTCCTGCTATCGCTGTGCGGCGTCCTGGTCCCTGCTGTGCTGGCAG AGTACCCGCAGGGCCCGCTCCCCACCCTCTGGAACGAGCCGCCCGAGCTGCCCTCTGGAGCCGGCCCCTTCGATGCCGCCACCACCACAGCCCGGCTCTCGGACGCCACCGCCTTCCCCCCGTACACCCCGGAGCCGGACCCCGAGGACACCACCCACCTGCACCGCCTGGATGCCGGGGATG GATCGCTGGGGCCCGGAGCTATCAGTGCCATTGTCATCGCCTCCCTCCTGGGTACGTCTGTGCTTGTGGCCCTGGTCGTCATCACGCTGAGAAAGTTCTCTGCCTCCTGA
- the SNORC gene encoding protein SNORC isoform X1, with protein MPYHRVLRLVLLSLCGVLVPAVLAAEYPQGPLPTLWNEPPELPSGAGPFDAATTTARLSDATAFPPYTPEPDPEDTTHLHRLDAGDGSLGPGAISAIVIASLLGTSVLVALVVITLRKFSAS; from the exons ATGCCCTACCACAGAGTCCTTCGCCTGGTCCTGCTATCGCTGTGCGGCGTCCTGGTCCCTGCTGTGCTGGCAG CAGAGTACCCGCAGGGCCCGCTCCCCACCCTCTGGAACGAGCCGCCCGAGCTGCCCTCTGGAGCCGGCCCCTTCGATGCCGCCACCACCACAGCCCGGCTCTCGGACGCCACCGCCTTCCCCCCGTACACCCCGGAGCCGGACCCCGAGGACACCACCCACCTGCACCGCCTGGATGCCGGGGATG GATCGCTGGGGCCCGGAGCTATCAGTGCCATTGTCATCGCCTCCCTCCTGGGTACGTCTGTGCTTGTGGCCCTGGTCGTCATCACGCTGAGAAAGTTCTCTGCCTCCTGA
- the SNORC gene encoding protein SNORC isoform X3: MWNNNCCFVSSLVRNTEYPQGPLPTLWNEPPELPSGAGPFDAATTTARLSDATAFPPYTPEPDPEDTTHLHRLDAGDGSLGPGAISAIVIASLLGTSVLVALVVITLRKFSAS; the protein is encoded by the exons ATGTGGAACAACAACTGCTGCTTTGTTTCGTCCCTGGTGAGGAATaccg AGTACCCGCAGGGCCCGCTCCCCACCCTCTGGAACGAGCCGCCCGAGCTGCCCTCTGGAGCCGGCCCCTTCGATGCCGCCACCACCACAGCCCGGCTCTCGGACGCCACCGCCTTCCCCCCGTACACCCCGGAGCCGGACCCCGAGGACACCACCCACCTGCACCGCCTGGATGCCGGGGATG GATCGCTGGGGCCCGGAGCTATCAGTGCCATTGTCATCGCCTCCCTCCTGGGTACGTCTGTGCTTGTGGCCCTGGTCGTCATCACGCTGAGAAAGTTCTCTGCCTCCTGA